The following proteins are co-located in the Periplaneta americana isolate PAMFEO1 chromosome 12, P.americana_PAMFEO1_priV1, whole genome shotgun sequence genome:
- the LOC138711253 gene encoding uncharacterized protein isoform X2, with amino-acid sequence MVGVAMEETTTESDLSGNATWVSGNNTQDAYVIKSVQFEIGVMEDEEEGSGENSTTPAPAQMDKLSETKVAFLLPPAAVFNTSQPTSTP; translated from the exons ATGGTAGGAGTAGCCATGGAGGAGACGACCACGGAGAGCGACCTGTCAGGCAACGCCACGTGGGTCAGCGGGAACAACACACAAGACGC TTATGTCATAAAAAGCGTTCAGTTTGAAATTGGAGTTATGGAGGATGAAGAGGAGGGCAGTGGCGAGAACAGTACCACTCCAGCACCAGCCCAGATGGACAA ATTGTCAGAGACGAAGGTCGCATTCCTGCTGCCCCCAGCGGCCGTTTTCAACACCAGCCAGCCCACATCAACGCCATAA
- the LOC138711249 gene encoding zinc finger protein 260-like, producing the protein MEKPASCVTEELMPKIIECKMSSKMLLLKSDIEKAASKSGDLVSKIVENCNDVCGVVKEEFEICDANGFSNTVLCGEEIENLMPLEYVKVELSEENSENNDGNAQKATNKRDELNHKNTKSCNIETKSSSVPPVPVPKIPSNTNEESSVSVENKTESEVKDGNSKAEKQKPTEKENADDSSEDSQKASDTEDIQLSERIRSLRARVNKKPHRSVGRLRRRTEQKSSVEPVSKASTAQLASLLFQTPKRGRSAHQGEGIPTCPICSKTFSNKTHLNSHIKLHDGVKPHSCETCSKAFARKGDLAIHMRRHTGERPYECPQCKKTFVEKSHLLRHTRSHTGDKRHVCPVCGSAFSERAGLAKHLRSHTGERPHLCSVCGKSFAQREFLIRHARIHTGERPFTCDLCGKAFSDRSTAVKHSRLHTGLRPFPCPLCGRCFSQKQHLTGHLKTHAGERPHGCEVCGKKFGRKSDLVVHTRRHTGERPHKCEACGKTFLDRSHLVRHNKVHSGAKPHVCHVCGRCFAEKGHLDGHLRVHTGEKPYSCDVCSRSFADRGTLVNHMRVHTGERPFACPICSKAFAQKGSLLKHVRIHSGERPFSCSVCGKRFADKGYFVKHSRLHTGENLHTCALCGKFFAQKCHLIRHAKVHGVQPESVIMPVVTM; encoded by the exons ATGGAAAAACCTGCTAGTTGTGTAACTGAAGAACTTATGCCCAAGATTATAGAATGTAAAATGTCGTCTAAAATGTTGCTATTGAAATCGGACATCGAAAAAGCCGCTAGCAAAAGTGGCGACCTTGTATCGAAAATTGTAGAGAACTGTAATGATGTGTGTGGTGTAGTAAAAGAAGAATTCGAGATATGTGACGCGAATGGCTTTTCCAATACCGTGTTATGTGGTGAAGAAATTGAGAACTTAATGCCTCTAGAGTATGTAAAAGTTGAATTGTCAGAAGAAAATAGTGAAAACAATGATGGTAATGCTCAGAAAGCTACAAATAAACGTGATGAATTAAACcataaaaacacaaaatcgtGTAACATAGAAACTAAAAGTAGTTCTGTACCGCCTGTACCGGTACCTAAAATTCCATCTAATACCAACGAAGAATCTTCAGTGTCTGTTGAAAACAAGACTGAAAGTGAGGTTAAGGACGGAAATTCCAAAGCAGAGAAACAGAAACCTACCGAAAAAGAAAATGCTGACGATAG CTCAGAAGATAGCCAGAAGGCATCTGATACAGAAGACATTCAGCTGTCAGAAAGGATTCGTAGTTTGAGAGCTAGAGTTAATAAAAAGCCACATAGAAGTGTCGGCAGATTAAGGAGGAGAACGGAACAGAAAAGTTCAGTGGAGCCGGTTTCGAAAGCTAGCACTGCACAGCTTGCATCGCTGTTGTTCCAGACTCCAAAGAGAGGTAGATCGGCGCACCAGGGAGAGGGCATTCCCACCTGCCCCATCTGCAGCAAGACCTTCTCCAACAAGACGCACCTCAACTCCCACATCAAGCTGCACGACGGCGTGAAGCCGCACAGCTGCGAGACTTGTTCGAAGGCTTTCGCACGCAAAGGAGACCTCGCCATACACATGAGACGTCACACGGGGGAGCGCCCGTACGAGTGTCCGCAGTGCAAGAAGACTTTTGTTGAGAAGTCGCACCTGCTGCGGCACACGAGGAGCCACACGGGGGACAAGCGGCACGTGTGCCCCGTCTGCGGCAGCGCGTTCTCGGAGCGCGCGGGGCTGGCGAAGCACCTGCGCTCCCACACAGGGGAGCGCCCGCATCTGTGCTCCGTGTGCGGCAAGTCGTTCGCTCAGCGCGAGTTCCTGATCCGACATGCCCGCATACACACGGGTGAGCGGCCGTTCACTTGCGACCTCTGCGGCAAAGCGTTCTCGGACCGCTCGACTGCCGTCAAACATTCCAGACTGCACACCGGCCTCAGGCCGTTCCCGTGCCCGCTGTGTGGCCGCTGCTTCTCCCAGAAACAGCATCTGACCGGCCACCTGAAGACGCACGCCGGCGAACGTCCGCACGGCTGCGAAGTGTGCGGGAAGAAGTTCGGGCGCAAGAGCGATCTGGTGGTGCACACCCGACGCCACACGGGGGAGCGGCCCCACAAGTGCGAGGCCTGCGGAAAGACGTTCCTCGACCGTTCGCACCTCGTGCGGCACAACAAGGTGCACAGCGGGGCCAAGCCCCACGTCTGCCACGTCTGCGGACGCTGCTTCGCGGAGAAGGGCCATCTCGACGGACACCTGCGCGTCCACACAGGCGAGAAGCCCTACTCGTGTGACGTTTGTTCGCGCAGCTTCGCCGACCGCGGCACGCTCGTCAACCACATGAGGGTGCACACCGGCGAGCGGCCGTTCGCCTGCCCCATCTGCAGCAAGGCGTTCGCGCAGAAGGGCTCGTTGCTCAAACACGTGCGCATACACTCGGGGGAGAGACCTTTCTCGTGCTCAGTCTGTGGCAAGCGCTTCGCGGATAAGGGCTACTTCGTGAAGCACTCCCGGCTGCACACCGGCGAGAACCTGCACACCTGCGCCCTGTGCGGCAAGTTCTTTGCGCAGAAGTGCCATCTCATCAGGCACGCCAAGGTGCACGGCGTCCAGCCTGAGAGCGTCATCATGCCCGTCGTCACCATGTAA
- the LOC138711253 gene encoding uncharacterized protein isoform X1, with protein MISTNTYQLFLLLVTVMVGVAMEETTTESDLSGNATWVSGNNTQDAYVIKSVQFEIGVMEDEEEGSGENSTTPAPAQMDKLSETKVAFLLPPAAVFNTSQPTSTP; from the exons TATCAACTGTTCCTTCTGCTCGTGACTGTGATGGTAGGAGTAGCCATGGAGGAGACGACCACGGAGAGCGACCTGTCAGGCAACGCCACGTGGGTCAGCGGGAACAACACACAAGACGC TTATGTCATAAAAAGCGTTCAGTTTGAAATTGGAGTTATGGAGGATGAAGAGGAGGGCAGTGGCGAGAACAGTACCACTCCAGCACCAGCCCAGATGGACAA ATTGTCAGAGACGAAGGTCGCATTCCTGCTGCCCCCAGCGGCCGTTTTCAACACCAGCCAGCCCACATCAACGCCATAA